The following coding sequences are from one Parabacteroides pacaensis window:
- a CDS encoding DUF3575 domain-containing protein — protein MNRFVFISILLFIVSTCMWGQKAAIKTNLLYDATTSLNLGFEFGLGSKTTLDISGNYNPWKFGKARWKHGLIQPEFRYWFCEKFNGSFLGIHAHYAHYNVGGLSFNDNIKNNRYQGDLYGAGISYGYQWILSNRWSIEATIGVGYARLVYDKYPCAECGTIIKSDHRNYFGPTKAAISIIYILK, from the coding sequence ATGAATAGGTTTGTATTTATAAGTATTTTACTTTTTATAGTAAGTACATGTATGTGGGGACAAAAAGCGGCAATTAAAACCAATCTTTTGTATGATGCAACTACTTCGCTTAATCTTGGGTTTGAATTTGGTTTGGGATCTAAGACTACCTTAGATATTTCAGGAAATTATAATCCTTGGAAATTCGGCAAAGCCCGTTGGAAGCATGGGTTAATTCAACCGGAATTCAGGTATTGGTTTTGTGAAAAATTTAACGGGAGTTTTTTAGGGATACATGCTCATTATGCCCATTACAATGTAGGTGGTTTGTCATTTAACGATAACATTAAAAATAACCGGTATCAGGGGGATTTATATGGTGCAGGTATTTCTTACGGCTACCAGTGGATATTAAGTAACCGGTGGAGCATTGAAGCTACGATTGGAGTAGGGTATGCCCGTCTGGTATACGATAAATATCCGTGTGCCGAGTGTGGAACTATTATAAAGTCAGACCATCGGAATTATTTCGGACCGACCAAGGCGGCAATTAGTATTATCTACATTTTAAAATAA
- a CDS encoding OPT family oligopeptide transporter, producing the protein MDRLEEEKVIGLPENACRELKEGEHYNPVMSPNKQYREVTPWSVFWGLVMAVLFSAAAAYLGLKVGQVFEAAIPIAIIAVGLSNGCKRKNSLGENVIIQSIGASSGVIVAGAIFTLPALYILQDTHKEITVHFFEVFLSSLLGGILGILLLIPFRKYFVSDMHGKYPFPEATATTQVLISGEKSGNQAKPLIFAGIIGGLYDFIIATFGWWQETISTKIIEAGVVLADKAKVVFKVNTGAAVLGLGYIVGLKYSAIICAGSFLVWFIIIPGMSAIFGPDVLTLGNPSIITPVGDMSAEEIFTTYARHIGIGGIATAGIIGIVKSWNIIRGAVGLAASELKGKNQQKEVAEVRTQRDLPMKIIAIGVIVTLVLTFLFFYLGVVNNLLYAVVGVIIVGVIAFLFTTVAANAIAIVGTNPVSGMTLMTLILSSIILVTVGLNGTAGMASSLIIGGVVCTALSMAGGFITDLKIGYWLGSTPAKQESWKFLGTLVSAATVGGVILILNQTYGFTSNQLAAPQANAMAAVIEPLMSGTGAPWALYGIGAALALLLNWMKIPALAFALGMFIPIELNTPLLIGGAINWYVGSRSKDAALNNARLEKGTLLASGFIAGGALMGVVSAALRFAGINLINESWLKNNLSEVLAVVMYVLLIMYLAYSSLKAKKE; encoded by the coding sequence GTGGACAGACTTGAAGAAGAAAAAGTAATCGGGCTACCCGAAAATGCTTGCAGAGAACTAAAAGAAGGAGAACACTACAATCCGGTCATGTCTCCTAACAAACAGTACCGGGAAGTCACTCCCTGGTCCGTTTTTTGGGGGCTCGTTATGGCAGTTCTCTTTTCGGCAGCCGCCGCTTATCTAGGACTAAAAGTAGGACAAGTATTCGAAGCTGCCATTCCTATTGCTATTATAGCCGTAGGGCTTTCCAACGGATGCAAACGCAAAAATTCTTTAGGTGAAAACGTTATTATACAATCTATCGGAGCTAGTTCGGGGGTAATCGTGGCGGGTGCTATCTTTACCTTACCGGCTTTGTATATTTTGCAAGATACCCATAAAGAAATCACGGTTCATTTTTTTGAAGTGTTTCTGAGTTCTTTATTAGGAGGGATATTGGGAATTTTATTGCTGATTCCTTTTCGTAAATATTTCGTATCCGACATGCATGGAAAGTATCCTTTTCCCGAAGCTACGGCAACAACACAAGTACTTATTTCCGGAGAGAAAAGCGGCAACCAGGCCAAACCGTTAATATTTGCGGGCATCATAGGGGGATTATATGATTTTATTATCGCTACGTTCGGATGGTGGCAGGAAACGATTTCCACCAAAATAATAGAAGCCGGGGTAGTTCTTGCCGATAAGGCAAAAGTGGTATTTAAGGTAAATACCGGAGCCGCAGTGCTGGGATTAGGGTACATCGTAGGACTTAAATACTCTGCTATTATTTGTGCAGGTTCTTTTTTGGTATGGTTCATTATCATTCCGGGTATGTCTGCTATTTTCGGACCGGATGTGCTTACTCTAGGAAATCCTTCTATTATTACCCCCGTAGGGGATATGTCGGCAGAGGAGATTTTCACTACCTATGCACGCCATATCGGTATCGGAGGGATCGCTACTGCGGGAATTATCGGAATTGTTAAATCATGGAATATCATTCGCGGAGCCGTGGGTCTGGCGGCATCGGAATTAAAAGGTAAAAATCAACAAAAAGAGGTAGCGGAAGTTCGTACCCAGCGGGATCTCCCCATGAAAATAATTGCAATAGGAGTAATTGTCACACTAGTTTTAACTTTTCTCTTTTTCTACCTGGGTGTGGTAAATAATTTATTATATGCTGTTGTAGGAGTAATTATCGTCGGGGTGATTGCTTTCTTGTTTACCACAGTAGCAGCAAATGCTATTGCCATTGTAGGTACCAATCCTGTTTCCGGAATGACGCTTATGACCTTAATCCTTTCTTCTATCATATTAGTAACCGTGGGGTTGAACGGAACAGCAGGAATGGCTTCCTCCTTAATTATCGGAGGTGTGGTATGTACGGCGTTATCTATGGCAGGCGGGTTTATTACTGATTTGAAAATCGGCTATTGGCTAGGTTCCACCCCCGCCAAACAGGAAAGCTGGAAATTCCTCGGTACATTGGTTTCGGCTGCAACAGTGGGAGGCGTTATCTTAATATTAAATCAAACGTACGGTTTTACCAGTAATCAATTGGCAGCTCCTCAAGCAAATGCGATGGCAGCAGTCATCGAACCGTTAATGTCCGGTACAGGAGCACCTTGGGCCTTATATGGAATCGGCGCAGCTTTGGCGCTTCTATTAAATTGGATGAAGATTCCGGCGTTAGCTTTTGCTTTAGGAATGTTTATTCCTATCGAACTCAATACTCCTTTATTGATCGGAGGAGCCATAAACTGGTATGTAGGGTCACGCAGCAAGGATGCAGCCTTGAACAATGCCCGGTTGGAAAAAGGCACTTTATTAGCTTCCGGTTTCATTGCGGGCGGCGCACTCATGGGAGTAGTAAGCGCAGCATTACGTTTTGCAGGAATTAACCTGATTAATGAATCCTGGTTGAAAAACAACCTTTCGGAAGTATTGGCTGTTGTTATGTACGTGTTGCTAATTATGTACCTTGCCTATAGCTCTTTAAAAGCGAAGAAAGAGTGA
- a CDS encoding SpoIID/LytB domain-containing protein, producing the protein MESPSVNVGILTERAISFVFNEEYVNTTNGEFLEGEQRALFINGKIIFNGKLYEDLIFEPFQYKIASFELKAVTIGRNFHWQRQEDQRFKGSLHLLAGKDGIIIINRLRVEDYLTSVISSEMNARASKALLKAHAVISRSWLLAQIEKNRTISASKTHYQTSMHTENELVRWYDREDHTLFDVCADDHCQRYQGISRASTPAVNEAIEETYGEILTYNHTICDARFSKCCGGMTEEFQYCWEPVYHFYLSKTRDLETGNIPDLTQEKEAGEWIRSNPESFCKTDDPHILEQVLNNYDRETPDFYRWKVSYTQAQLAELIARKTGMMFGEILDLIPLERGTSGRISRLQIIGKRRSYIIGKELEIRRILSESHLYSSAFVIDREDIVYDVPQRFIFTGAGWGHGVGLCQIGAAVMGNKGYSYDQILNHYFPGAVIEKSY; encoded by the coding sequence ATGGAAAGCCCATCGGTAAATGTTGGGATATTAACGGAAAGGGCGATAAGTTTCGTTTTTAATGAAGAATATGTAAACACAACAAACGGAGAATTCCTTGAGGGTGAACAACGTGCTCTTTTTATTAACGGGAAAATTATATTTAACGGAAAGTTATATGAGGATCTTATTTTTGAACCTTTTCAATATAAAATAGCTTCTTTTGAGCTAAAAGCAGTCACTATCGGACGTAATTTTCACTGGCAGAGACAGGAAGACCAACGGTTTAAGGGGAGCTTGCATCTATTGGCAGGAAAAGACGGCATTATTATCATTAACCGGTTAAGAGTGGAAGATTACCTTACCAGTGTAATCTCGTCCGAAATGAACGCCCGTGCATCCAAAGCGTTATTAAAAGCACATGCCGTAATTTCACGTAGTTGGCTATTGGCCCAAATTGAAAAGAACCGTACAATCTCTGCTAGCAAAACTCATTACCAAACTTCCATGCATACCGAAAATGAACTTGTTCGTTGGTACGACCGGGAAGATCATACCTTATTCGATGTCTGTGCAGACGATCATTGCCAACGTTACCAAGGAATCAGCCGTGCTTCTACCCCTGCTGTAAATGAAGCGATAGAAGAAACTTACGGAGAAATATTAACTTATAATCATACAATTTGTGATGCCCGTTTTTCTAAATGTTGCGGAGGGATGACGGAAGAATTTCAATATTGCTGGGAACCGGTTTATCACTTTTATCTTTCCAAAACGAGAGATCTGGAAACGGGAAACATTCCGGACTTAACCCAAGAAAAAGAGGCCGGGGAATGGATTCGCTCCAATCCGGAAAGTTTCTGTAAAACAGATGATCCGCACATCCTGGAACAAGTACTTAATAATTATGACCGGGAAACTCCTGATTTTTACCGCTGGAAAGTTTCTTATACTCAAGCACAGTTAGCTGAATTAATTGCCCGTAAGACAGGGATGATGTTCGGAGAGATATTGGACTTGATTCCGCTGGAAAGAGGAACTTCGGGAAGAATCAGCCGTCTGCAAATTATAGGAAAACGCCGTTCCTATATTATTGGGAAGGAATTGGAAATACGACGCATACTTAGTGAAAGTCATCTTTACAGTTCGGCTTTTGTAATAGACAGAGAAGATATTGTTTACGATGTACCGCAACGTTTCATTTTTACCGGTGCCGGGTGGGGACATGGAGTAGGTCTTTGCCAGATAGGAGCTGCCGTTATGGGAAACAAAGGATACAGTTACGACCAAATATTAAATCATTATTTCCCCGGAGCTGTGATTGAAAAAAGTTATTAA
- a CDS encoding 6-bladed beta-propeller has translation MKQKLMRTHYKIFVPVLCLLASYGCQSKNNASDSTSVSASDTTCVEITLDPSSPDELPFDSLITKVSFVRLETNDDCLIGYTNQIVCSDKYMYVLDREKANAIFCFDKEGHFIRKIGNTGQGPGEYVRLCNLAYRPDKKQIVAVDFYGKLLYYTEDGKYIREEQIPYTTHPFDNIEFSGDALVGFDCEGSTKEEGHPMLWITDNTWENTTRAFPSYFTPKFRYNSHILPLHKFGDKVYFQKPWSGSYYVVEGNGYHEAYHVNIKNHTDLAITEDMDDEKYHNALSSMLNRSEYIFLKDYALFYFYIQGANWEPFIVYSHKTKQMYKCSGAHTNPLFVFQGTNNIPLVPYGENSFIVHHSASIVLQLKKGLYENPDSDKKELDKLYDGLTEDDNPVLFIMHVNK, from the coding sequence ATGAAACAAAAACTTATGCGTACCCATTACAAAATCTTTGTGCCTGTGTTATGCTTACTAGCCAGTTACGGATGCCAATCTAAAAACAATGCATCCGATAGTACAAGTGTCTCGGCAAGTGATACGACCTGTGTAGAAATCACGTTAGATCCTTCCAGTCCGGATGAATTGCCTTTCGACAGTTTGATCACCAAGGTGTCTTTTGTGCGGCTAGAGACCAATGATGATTGCTTGATAGGTTATACAAACCAGATTGTATGTAGCGACAAATATATGTATGTATTAGACAGGGAAAAAGCCAATGCCATCTTTTGTTTTGATAAAGAAGGACATTTTATCCGTAAAATAGGAAATACAGGTCAAGGCCCCGGTGAATATGTCAGATTATGTAACCTGGCTTATAGACCTGATAAAAAACAAATAGTAGCTGTAGACTTTTACGGCAAATTGCTTTATTATACTGAAGATGGAAAATATATCCGGGAAGAACAAATTCCTTATACAACGCATCCGTTCGATAACATTGAATTTTCGGGAGACGCACTTGTAGGTTTTGATTGCGAAGGTTCCACGAAAGAAGAGGGCCATCCGATGTTATGGATAACCGACAATACATGGGAAAATACCACGCGGGCATTTCCCAGTTACTTTACGCCAAAGTTCCGCTATAATTCCCATATACTTCCTTTACATAAGTTTGGTGATAAAGTATATTTCCAAAAGCCTTGGAGTGGTTCTTATTATGTAGTAGAGGGAAACGGTTACCATGAAGCTTACCATGTGAACATCAAAAATCATACAGATCTCGCTATTACGGAAGATATGGACGACGAAAAATATCATAATGCATTAAGCTCGATGCTCAATCGCAGTGAATATATTTTCTTGAAGGACTATGCGTTGTTCTACTTTTATATTCAGGGTGCTAATTGGGAACCTTTTATTGTTTACTCTCATAAAACAAAACAAATGTATAAATGTAGCGGAGCGCATACGAATCCTCTCTTTGTCTTTCAAGGTACCAACAACATTCCTCTGGTGCCTTATGGTGAGAATTCATTTATCGTCCATCATTCAGCAAGTATCGTACTCCAATTGAAAAAAGGATTATATGAAAATCCTGACAGCGACAAGAAAGAATTGGATAAATTATATGACGGCCTGACGGAAGACGATAATCCGGTGCTCTTCATTATGCATGTGAATAAATAG
- a CDS encoding TlpA disulfide reductase family protein, whose amino-acid sequence MKKSFCLMAAGALLAACNSTPGYKISGTVGNPGLNGEYVYLYEYGIPNGMPMDSAMVQNGSFTMKGTQNNPELCVITFSDDVISQREKNKYAANRMMGPVDNDIFTAVLVLDNSDISVKLDTFSVVSGTPENDSLQVLINDMEGYNQQASPIAVQMRNFNNLGQEDRNKLQQWYGKYVKDRVERAKDYVERNAHKLSGAYVFGQYASFMDGSFQEKVLNNADSTFRSVPGIDRIEKQVAVMKKVAVGQKFADFSMINQDGNTVKLSDYAGKGKYVLLDFWASWCGPCIKEIPEIVNLYNKYKNKNFEIVGVSLDENKEAWLKAIIQYNMKWPQLSDLKGWNNEAALLYGVTSIPYTVLIAPDGVIIDKNLRGDSLSKTLQKLIK is encoded by the coding sequence ATGAAAAAGAGTTTTTGTCTCATGGCGGCAGGTGCTTTGCTAGCTGCATGTAATAGTACACCAGGGTATAAAATATCCGGTACGGTAGGAAATCCGGGGTTGAACGGAGAATACGTATATTTATACGAATATGGTATACCTAATGGAATGCCTATGGATAGTGCTATGGTTCAGAATGGCTCCTTTACCATGAAAGGAACCCAGAATAATCCTGAATTGTGTGTCATCACATTTTCAGACGATGTTATTTCACAACGTGAAAAAAATAAATATGCGGCTAACCGGATGATGGGACCGGTAGATAATGATATCTTTACAGCTGTATTGGTATTGGATAATTCCGATATCTCCGTTAAGCTAGACACTTTTTCTGTAGTTTCCGGTACACCGGAGAACGACTCTTTGCAGGTGTTGATTAACGATATGGAAGGATATAACCAGCAAGCTTCTCCTATTGCAGTACAAATGAGAAATTTCAACAATTTGGGCCAAGAAGATCGGAATAAATTGCAACAGTGGTATGGGAAGTATGTAAAAGACAGGGTAGAAAGAGCAAAAGACTATGTGGAAAGAAATGCCCACAAATTAAGCGGTGCGTATGTTTTTGGGCAATATGCCTCATTTATGGATGGTAGTTTTCAGGAAAAGGTATTAAATAATGCCGATTCTACATTCCGTTCTGTTCCGGGAATCGACCGGATTGAAAAACAAGTGGCCGTTATGAAAAAAGTTGCCGTAGGGCAGAAGTTTGCCGATTTTAGCATGATAAACCAAGATGGGAATACGGTAAAACTTTCGGACTATGCCGGAAAAGGAAAATATGTATTACTGGATTTCTGGGCTTCCTGGTGCGGGCCATGTATTAAAGAGATTCCTGAAATTGTGAATCTGTATAATAAATATAAAAATAAAAATTTCGAGATCGTAGGTGTTTCGTTGGATGAAAATAAGGAGGCTTGGTTAAAAGCTATTATCCAATATAACATGAAATGGCCTCAACTTTCCGATTTAAAAGGATGGAATAATGAAGCTGCCCTGCTATATGGTGTAACGAGCATTCCTTATACCGTTTTGATTGCTCCGGACGGAGTTATTATAGATAAGAACTTACGGGGCGACTCCTTAAGTAAAACATTGCAAAAACTTATCAAGTAA
- a CDS encoding diphosphate--fructose-6-phosphate 1-phosphotransferase: MTKSALQIARAAYQPKVPAALKGVVKAVEGAYTQSVADQEEIKKLFPNTYGMPIVTFEKTNDVKVLPAINAGVILSGGQAPGGHNVIAGLFDGLKAINPDSKLFGFILGPGGLVDHKYMELTADIIDEYRNTGGFDMIGSGRTKLEKPEQFDKGLEILKELGISALVIIGGDDSNTNACVLAEYYKANHAGVQVIGCPKTIDGDLKNEQIETSFGFDTACKVYSEVIGNIQRDCNSAQKYWHFIKLMGRSASHIALECALQTQPNICIISEEVEEKNMSLDDIVTYIATIVAKRAEEGNNFGTVLIPEGLIEFVPAMKRLIAELNDLLAKNDVEFKMIKKSEQRAYIISKLTKDNSELYASLPEGVARQLSLDRDPHGNVQVSLIETEKLLSEMVSKKLSEWKAEGKYNGKFSAQHHFFGYEGRCAAPSNYDADYCYSLGYTASCLIASGKTGYMSSVRNTTAPADQWIAGGIPITMMMNMERRHGEMKPVIQKALVKLDGAPFKAFAAKRDGWALTTDYVYPGPIQYFGPTEVCDQPTKTLQLEQAK; encoded by the coding sequence ATGACAAAAAGTGCATTACAAATTGCAAGAGCAGCTTACCAACCTAAGGTTCCTGCTGCATTGAAAGGTGTTGTTAAAGCTGTAGAAGGAGCTTATACACAGTCTGTAGCCGATCAGGAAGAAATCAAGAAATTATTCCCCAACACGTACGGAATGCCCATCGTAACATTTGAAAAAACAAACGATGTAAAAGTATTGCCCGCAATCAATGCAGGGGTAATCCTTTCCGGTGGACAAGCTCCCGGCGGACATAATGTAATTGCCGGTCTTTTCGACGGGTTGAAAGCGATCAATCCTGATTCCAAGCTTTTCGGCTTTATTTTAGGCCCTGGCGGTTTGGTAGATCATAAATATATGGAACTTACGGCTGACATTATCGACGAATACCGTAATACCGGCGGATTCGATATGATCGGTTCCGGACGTACCAAATTGGAAAAGCCCGAACAATTCGACAAAGGTCTGGAAATATTAAAAGAATTGGGTATTTCTGCTTTGGTAATTATCGGTGGTGACGATTCGAACACGAATGCTTGCGTTTTAGCAGAATATTATAAAGCCAACCATGCCGGCGTACAGGTAATCGGTTGTCCGAAAACAATCGACGGAGACTTAAAGAATGAACAAATCGAAACTTCTTTCGGTTTTGACACGGCTTGTAAAGTATATTCCGAAGTAATCGGCAACATTCAACGCGATTGTAATTCGGCTCAAAAATATTGGCATTTCATTAAATTAATGGGCCGTTCGGCTTCCCATATTGCCTTGGAATGTGCTTTACAAACTCAGCCGAATATCTGTATTATTTCGGAAGAAGTGGAAGAAAAGAATATGTCACTAGATGACATCGTTACTTATATTGCTACCATCGTTGCCAAACGTGCGGAAGAAGGAAATAACTTCGGTACGGTATTGATTCCGGAAGGATTGATCGAATTCGTTCCGGCCATGAAACGTTTGATTGCCGAACTGAACGATTTATTAGCAAAGAATGACGTGGAATTTAAGATGATCAAGAAGAGTGAACAACGCGCTTATATCATCAGTAAGCTTACAAAAGATAATTCCGAATTATATGCTTCTCTTCCGGAAGGAGTTGCCCGCCAATTGTCGTTAGACCGCGACCCGCACGGAAACGTACAGGTTTCATTAATCGAAACAGAAAAATTATTATCTGAGATGGTTAGCAAAAAATTGTCCGAATGGAAAGCCGAAGGCAAATACAACGGCAAATTCTCTGCTCAACATCATTTCTTCGGATACGAAGGACGTTGTGCCGCTCCGTCTAATTACGATGCTGACTATTGCTATTCATTAGGATATACAGCTTCTTGCTTGATTGCAAGCGGGAAAACCGGATACATGTCGTCTGTACGTAACACCACTGCTCCTGCCGATCAATGGATAGCAGGTGGTATACCCATCACGATGATGATGAATATGGAAAGACGTCACGGAGAAATGAAACCGGTTATACAAAAAGCTCTGGTTAAATTAGACGGAGCTCCTTTTAAAGCTTTTGCAGCGAAACGTGATGGCTGGGCTTTAACTACGGATTATGTATATCCGGGACCGATCCAATACTTCGGCCCCACGGAAGTATGCGACCAACCGACTAAAACATTACAATTGGAACAGGCTAAGTAA
- a CDS encoding TlpA family protein disulfide reductase encodes MKKQLCLFLLLFLTTEMLSAQIIENPSLETRTGSIFTISKIELTPQQTRLFIDIVFPAGWWIETDKNIYIQDTETGEKYYCTQVEGIKFNEKFYMPESGKAQFTLTYPALPKGVKKINLIDETDNEGAFYGISLVPEKKDKTRKLFRQIAGNWLKTDGTNDWGYGFYDSLAIFDNQYWKYASVKKKGKRLRMEVLNDKGEQVFLEVTPQKDSTCLIKKEGKEEVYSKTLGKKKIYGNNLLHATQFFRTDTAHIRGYLKGYSPKLGFTTGMIYIGNMITREDYPTVLTIHPDGRFEADFFLLHPIQAGISLNREWINFYIEPGETLFVYLDWEDILAKARTRNYDTPLYETRYMGPSGHINDELAKVNPLFRTNYSQLYNDKKKLTPAQFKEKQDKIFQGWQELADSLVATGEFTPKGAHLLKNMPILTHAEAMFNFIMDRDYDARQDTTNKVLQVKEDKSYYDFLRHTPLDDVYIMAHRSFSSFINRFEYMQPFRDTYPDSVMVTIHRSFALFLADKGIKLTEEEQQLAKHDREVLGKEFTTARKDLSDWDAPRDALAKKYATLFDEYQKLEDEDNPAVSFRQFTRAVQIMNERRQKQKIVAELTGKADPLAWQIAQVRSYPFWSESIEDRKDAHTLLDTLSHTVKVPLLIAEAERIYHKVYSEQNKKSYALPEGKGTEIFRKIIDPYKGKILFVDFWATTCGPCRGGIEEMAPLRKKYKDSKDFKFIYITSIDESPENDYKEYVEKNLKGEAIYRIPMSDYHYLRQLFHFNGIPRYVLIDRDGNVMDEDYNGWNLDYDLKTGLLK; translated from the coding sequence ATGAAAAAACAACTTTGCCTTTTTCTATTGCTTTTCTTAACTACAGAAATGCTCTCTGCTCAAATAATAGAGAATCCTTCTCTCGAAACACGTACAGGCAGTATATTTACTATATCTAAAATCGAATTAACGCCTCAGCAAACCCGTTTATTCATAGATATTGTTTTTCCAGCCGGATGGTGGATTGAAACAGACAAAAATATTTATATTCAGGATACGGAAACAGGTGAAAAATATTATTGTACCCAAGTGGAAGGGATTAAATTCAATGAAAAGTTTTATATGCCCGAATCAGGCAAAGCCCAATTTACACTTACCTATCCTGCCTTACCCAAAGGAGTCAAAAAAATTAATTTGATAGATGAAACGGATAATGAAGGAGCTTTTTACGGTATTTCGCTCGTGCCGGAAAAAAAGGATAAGACAAGAAAGCTATTCCGACAAATAGCCGGAAATTGGTTAAAAACCGACGGTACGAACGATTGGGGATACGGCTTTTATGATTCTCTGGCTATTTTTGATAACCAATACTGGAAATATGCTTCCGTCAAAAAGAAAGGGAAACGGCTCCGGATGGAAGTTTTAAATGATAAAGGAGAACAGGTGTTTCTGGAAGTCACTCCTCAGAAAGACAGCACGTGTCTTATTAAAAAAGAGGGAAAGGAAGAGGTATATAGTAAAACACTTGGCAAAAAAAAGATATACGGAAACAATTTGTTACACGCAACCCAATTTTTCAGAACTGATACAGCTCACATCCGGGGCTACCTAAAAGGATATAGCCCTAAATTAGGCTTCACTACCGGAATGATATATATAGGAAATATGATTACACGGGAAGATTATCCTACTGTACTGACAATTCATCCGGACGGACGTTTCGAAGCGGATTTTTTTCTTCTTCATCCGATTCAGGCAGGAATTTCTTTAAACAGAGAATGGATTAACTTTTATATCGAACCGGGAGAAACGCTTTTTGTCTATCTGGATTGGGAAGATATCTTGGCTAAAGCACGGACACGGAATTACGATACACCATTATATGAAACACGTTATATGGGACCATCGGGACATATCAATGATGAACTAGCTAAGGTAAATCCTCTTTTTAGAACGAACTATTCACAATTATACAATGACAAGAAAAAGTTAACACCTGCACAATTTAAGGAAAAACAGGACAAAATATTTCAGGGCTGGCAAGAACTTGCCGATTCGTTAGTTGCCACAGGGGAATTTACCCCTAAAGGAGCTCATCTGCTGAAAAATATGCCTATATTAACTCATGCAGAAGCAATGTTTAACTTTATAATGGACCGGGATTATGATGCCCGTCAGGATACTACCAATAAAGTTCTTCAGGTAAAAGAAGATAAAAGTTATTACGATTTCTTACGTCATACGCCTTTAGACGACGTATATATTATGGCACATCGTTCATTTAGTTCGTTTATTAACCGGTTTGAATATATGCAACCGTTCAGAGATACTTATCCGGATAGCGTCATGGTGACTATTCATAGGTCATTCGCTCTCTTCTTAGCGGATAAAGGGATCAAGTTAACGGAAGAGGAACAGCAACTAGCTAAGCATGACCGGGAAGTCTTAGGAAAAGAGTTTACTACGGCACGTAAAGACTTATCTGATTGGGATGCTCCCCGTGACGCACTAGCTAAAAAGTATGCCACTTTGTTTGATGAATATCAAAAACTGGAGGATGAAGATAACCCGGCGGTATCATTTAGACAGTTTACAAGAGCAGTGCAAATCATGAACGAACGTCGGCAAAAACAAAAAATTGTGGCAGAACTGACAGGAAAAGCAGACCCGTTGGCATGGCAGATAGCGCAAGTACGTTCTTATCCTTTCTGGTCAGAATCCATAGAAGACCGGAAAGATGCACATACTCTATTAGACACATTGAGTCATACTGTAAAGGTTCCTTTGCTTATTGCCGAAGCAGAACGGATCTATCACAAAGTTTATTCCGAACAGAATAAAAAAAGCTATGCGCTTCCGGAAGGAAAAGGAACAGAAATTTTCCGGAAGATTATAGATCCTTATAAGGGAAAGATTTTATTTGTGGATTTTTGGGCTACTACCTGCGGACCGTGCCGGGGAGGTATTGAAGAAATGGCTCCCTTACGGAAGAAATACAAAGATAGTAAGGACTTCAAATTTATTTACATTACAAGTATAGATGAATCTCCGGAAAATGATTACAAGGAATACGTCGAGAAGAATTTGAAAGGGGAAGCTATTTACCGTATCCCGATGAGTGACTACCATTATTTAAGACAATTGTTCCATTTTAACGGGATTCCACGTTATGTATTAATTGACCGGGATGGAAATGTAATGGATGAGGATTATAATGGATGGAACTTAGACTATGATCTGAAGACAGGATTACTAAAATAA
- a CDS encoding GNAT family N-acetyltransferase — MEIRKASLTDLDVLMDIFAYARRFMQATGNGNQWVNGYPARELIADNITQGNTYVCEEGESVLGTFYFLQGESPEPNYRKIYKGAWLDEAPYGVIHRIASSGKRKGIASYCFDWCFKQCGNIRIDTHRDNKVMQHLLEKSGFVRCGIIYLANGSERIAFQKNK, encoded by the coding sequence ATGGAAATTAGAAAAGCATCATTAACTGACTTAGATGTATTAATGGATATTTTTGCCTATGCCCGCAGGTTCATGCAAGCCACGGGTAACGGCAATCAGTGGGTGAATGGTTATCCTGCTCGCGAATTGATAGCAGATAATATCACTCAAGGAAACACGTATGTATGTGAAGAAGGAGAAAGCGTGTTAGGTACTTTTTATTTTTTACAAGGTGAATCTCCTGAACCGAATTACCGGAAAATTTATAAGGGTGCATGGTTGGATGAAGCTCCTTACGGTGTAATTCATCGGATAGCTTCTTCCGGTAAAAGAAAAGGAATTGCTTCTTATTGTTTCGATTGGTGTTTCAAGCAATGCGGTAATATCCGTATCGATACCCATCGCGATAATAAGGTAATGCAACATCTTCTGGAGAAGAGCGGATTTGTCCGTTGCGGTATTATTTATTTAGCCAATGGATCGGAAAGAATAGCATTCCAAAAAAATAAGTGA